The following proteins come from a genomic window of Methyloceanibacter stevinii:
- a CDS encoding YbaB/EbfC family nucleoid-associated protein has translation MKNFMDMMKQAQQLQGKMQDMQTEMESLTCEGRAGAGMVTVTLNGKGEMKVVAIDPSMLKPEETEILEDLIITAHADAKLKVEEAMKEKMASLTGGLPIPPGFKLF, from the coding sequence ATGAAGAACTTCATGGATATGATGAAGCAGGCGCAGCAGCTCCAGGGCAAGATGCAGGATATGCAGACCGAAATGGAGTCCCTGACCTGTGAAGGCCGCGCCGGCGCCGGCATGGTGACCGTCACGCTGAACGGCAAAGGCGAGATGAAGGTTGTCGCCATCGACCCGTCGATGCTGAAGCCGGAGGAGACGGAAATCCTCGAAGACCTGATCATCACCGCTCATGCGGATGCGAAGCTGAAAGTCGAGGAGGCCATGAAGGAGAAGATGGCCTCACTGACAGGCGGCTTGCCGATTCCCCCTGGCTTCAAACTCTTCTAG
- a CDS encoding DNA polymerase III subunit gamma/tau codes for MSAPFSMSEDKAQNPIQDPTKDAAPSAAASHAALARKYRPKIFAELIGQEPMVRTLRNAFASGRIAQAYMLTGVRGVGKTTTARLVARALNYEGPNGEGATIDIEAEGAHCRAILEGRHLDVIEMDAASHTGIDDIRDLIDSAHYKPNSARYKVYIVDEVHMLSKQAFNGLLKTLEEPPEHVKFIFATTEIRKVPVTVLSRCQRFDLKRIDVETMSAHLAHIAKEEGTEAEPAALALIARAGEGSVRDALSILDRAIAFGSGRIEPDTIRELLGLADRGRIFDLLETVLKGDAGGALKALEQLNRDGAEPGQVITDLADAVHAVTVAKAAGPQGIDPAAGEVERGRIEDLAKRLSMPVLARAWQMLLKGHDEVRSSPRPLAAADMVLVRLAYVVDLPPPGDAARQTRPETNETKTAAAADAPPADASSAKTPATAQMTPATAQMAPVAVQEAPVTAGEVREKPAVFESENPAPPDFEEEPVSEPAPASPMPQSFEDVVALAETKRDLKLKNALLEQVRLVRFKPGDIALNPLPLAAPDLLQELMRKLKAWTGQVWIVSTSEQEGEEPLGVQRRAAEAREIEALHAHPAVQEVFRHFPGAKIKEVRNAPQERADLDETPDDVEDDDVFTRGRTS; via the coding sequence GTGAGCGCTCCTTTCTCGATGTCCGAAGACAAGGCCCAAAACCCGATCCAAGATCCGACCAAGGATGCGGCCCCGAGCGCGGCGGCCAGTCATGCGGCGCTGGCACGCAAATACCGGCCGAAAATATTCGCGGAGCTGATCGGCCAGGAGCCGATGGTGCGAACCTTGCGCAATGCCTTTGCGTCGGGCCGCATCGCACAGGCCTACATGCTCACAGGCGTGCGCGGCGTCGGGAAGACAACCACGGCGCGGCTGGTGGCGCGGGCCCTCAACTATGAGGGGCCGAACGGTGAGGGCGCCACCATCGATATCGAAGCGGAAGGCGCCCATTGCCGCGCCATCCTGGAAGGCCGCCATCTCGATGTGATCGAAATGGATGCGGCCTCCCATACCGGTATCGATGACATCCGCGATCTGATCGACAGCGCGCACTACAAGCCGAACTCGGCACGATACAAAGTCTATATCGTCGACGAGGTGCACATGCTGTCCAAGCAGGCCTTCAATGGTCTCTTGAAGACCCTCGAAGAGCCGCCCGAGCATGTGAAGTTCATCTTCGCCACCACAGAGATTCGTAAAGTGCCGGTCACGGTGCTGTCGCGCTGCCAGCGCTTCGACCTGAAGCGCATCGATGTGGAGACCATGTCCGCCCATCTTGCGCACATCGCCAAGGAGGAAGGCACCGAGGCCGAGCCGGCGGCGCTCGCGCTGATTGCCCGGGCCGGCGAGGGGTCGGTGCGCGATGCCCTCTCCATCCTCGACCGGGCCATTGCTTTCGGCTCTGGCCGCATCGAGCCCGATACGATCCGGGAACTGCTTGGGCTTGCGGACCGGGGGCGCATCTTCGATTTGCTCGAGACGGTGCTCAAGGGTGATGCTGGCGGCGCGCTCAAGGCGTTGGAACAGCTCAACCGCGATGGGGCCGAGCCCGGTCAAGTCATCACGGACCTCGCCGACGCCGTCCACGCGGTCACGGTCGCGAAGGCCGCGGGTCCGCAAGGTATCGATCCCGCCGCCGGCGAAGTGGAACGCGGGCGCATCGAAGATCTTGCCAAGCGGCTCTCCATGCCCGTGCTCGCGCGCGCCTGGCAGATGCTGCTCAAAGGCCACGACGAAGTGCGCAGCAGTCCACGGCCGCTTGCGGCGGCCGACATGGTGCTGGTGCGGCTCGCCTATGTGGTCGACTTGCCGCCGCCGGGCGACGCCGCCCGTCAGACCAGGCCCGAGACGAACGAGACGAAAACAGCTGCGGCCGCCGATGCGCCGCCCGCGGACGCGTCTTCGGCCAAGACTCCTGCCACTGCGCAAATGACTCCGGCCACTGCGCAAATGGCGCCTGTGGCCGTGCAAGAGGCGCCGGTCACCGCAGGAGAGGTGCGCGAGAAACCCGCGGTGTTTGAGTCGGAAAATCCTGCGCCGCCGGATTTCGAAGAAGAACCTGTTTCGGAGCCCGCACCGGCTTCGCCCATGCCGCAGAGTTTCGAGGACGTCGTGGCTCTTGCCGAGACGAAGCGCGACTTGAAACTGAAGAACGCGTTGCTGGAACAGGTGCGCCTGGTCCGTTTCAAGCCCGGGGATATTGCCCTCAACCCTCTACCGCTCGCGGCGCCGGATCTGCTGCAAGAGCTGATGCGCAAGCTCAAGGCGTGGACCGGCCAAGTCTGGATCGTGTCCACCAGCGAGCAGGAAGGCGAGGAGCCGCTCGGGGTTCAGCGCCGTGCCGCCGAAGCCCGTGAGATCGAGGCGCTTCATGCCCATCCTGCCGTTCAAGAAGTGTTTCGGCACTTTCCCGGCGCAAAGATCAAAGAGGTTCGCAACGCGCCGCAAGAGCGCGCGGATCTCGACGAGACTCCGGACGACGTCGAAGACGACGATGTCTTCACCAGGGGCCGGACAAGTTAG
- a CDS encoding linear amide C-N hydrolase — MSKKPQSKAWTPAVGVALAGLAVAGSASVSDACTRILYETGSQDYIVGRSMDWADNTQTNLWAFPKGMERNGGVGEGSFAWTSKYGSVVATIYDVATVDGINEAGLVGNVLYLAESDYGPADAGKPKMSVGGWLQYVLDSFATVSEAVDALKNNPFTVVAPNLPNGKAATGHVALSDPSGDSAIFEYLDGKLVIHHGPETKVMTNSPPYDQQLAIDTYWTGIGGSTFLPGTNRAADRFVRASYYLSASPKFEDKRTAVASVASMMRAVSVPVGVKDPSKPNIATTQWRTYSDQGAKRYYYDSVFNPGLFWVDLDKLDLSEGAETKKLKLTSFPILAGESPAVSRTRSRSNFWRPDPASPAALVVQNLRESAHRED; from the coding sequence ATGAGCAAGAAACCCCAATCGAAAGCATGGACTCCGGCTGTGGGAGTAGCGCTGGCGGGCTTGGCCGTGGCTGGCTCGGCCTCCGTCAGTGATGCCTGCACGCGTATTCTCTACGAGACGGGGAGCCAGGACTACATCGTCGGCCGCAGCATGGATTGGGCCGACAACACGCAGACGAACCTCTGGGCGTTTCCGAAGGGCATGGAGCGCAACGGTGGCGTGGGCGAAGGGTCGTTCGCCTGGACATCGAAATACGGTTCGGTCGTCGCCACGATCTACGATGTGGCCACGGTCGACGGGATCAACGAGGCCGGCCTCGTCGGCAACGTCCTCTACTTGGCCGAGTCCGACTACGGTCCGGCCGACGCGGGCAAACCGAAGATGTCCGTCGGCGGCTGGCTGCAATACGTCCTCGACAGTTTCGCGACTGTGTCGGAAGCCGTCGACGCCTTGAAGAACAATCCCTTCACGGTCGTGGCGCCCAACCTCCCGAACGGCAAGGCGGCGACCGGCCATGTGGCCTTGTCCGATCCGTCAGGAGATTCCGCCATCTTCGAGTATCTCGACGGCAAGCTCGTCATTCATCACGGGCCGGAAACGAAGGTGATGACCAATTCGCCGCCTTACGATCAGCAGCTGGCCATCGACACGTATTGGACGGGGATCGGCGGCAGCACGTTCCTGCCAGGCACAAACCGCGCGGCGGACCGTTTCGTGCGCGCGAGCTACTATTTGAGCGCGTCGCCGAAATTCGAGGACAAGCGCACGGCGGTCGCAAGCGTCGCCTCGATGATGCGTGCGGTCAGTGTTCCTGTCGGCGTCAAGGATCCGAGCAAACCGAATATCGCGACAACCCAGTGGCGGACCTATTCCGACCAAGGCGCCAAGCGCTATTACTACGACTCGGTTTTCAATCCCGGACTCTTCTGGGTGGACCTCGACAAGCTCGACCTGTCGGAAGGAGCCGAGACAAAGAAGCTCAAGCTGACCAGCTTCCCGATCCTCGCGGGCGAGTCTCCGGCAGTTTCGAGGACGCGAAGCCGTTCAAATTTCTGGCGCCCTGATCCGGCGTCGCCGGCTGCGCTTGTCGTCCAAAACCTAAGGGAATCGGCGCATCGCGAAGATTAG
- a CDS encoding prephenate dehydratase: MATKRANRIAFQGEPGANSHLAANDAYPDMEALPCATFEDALTAVKTGAAKLAMIPIENSVAGRVADIHHLLPHSGLFIIGEHFERIRHQLLMLPGAKLADLKSVHSHIMALGQCRKVIAELKLKPVTEADTAGAARHVSEAADPTQAAIASKLAAEIYGLRVAKKDVEDAAHNTTRFVVLSAKPVKTKADDGPVLTTFVFRVRNVPAALYKALGGFATNGVNMTKLESYQLEGSFNATMFYADIEGHPDSRPVQLAMEELDFYTSEITLLGTYPASPFRSTLKA, encoded by the coding sequence ATGGCTACGAAGCGCGCAAATCGAATCGCCTTCCAAGGGGAGCCGGGTGCGAACTCGCACCTCGCGGCGAATGACGCCTATCCGGACATGGAAGCGTTGCCGTGTGCGACCTTCGAGGACGCGCTGACTGCCGTCAAAACCGGCGCGGCGAAGCTCGCCATGATTCCCATCGAGAACTCGGTGGCTGGTCGCGTGGCCGATATCCATCATCTGTTGCCCCATTCGGGGCTCTTCATCATCGGCGAGCATTTCGAGCGCATCCGGCATCAATTGCTCATGCTGCCGGGTGCGAAGCTTGCCGATCTCAAGTCGGTCCATAGCCACATCATGGCGCTGGGCCAGTGCCGGAAGGTCATCGCCGAGTTGAAGCTCAAGCCGGTGACCGAGGCCGACACGGCCGGGGCCGCGCGTCATGTGAGCGAAGCCGCCGATCCGACCCAGGCGGCGATCGCCTCCAAGCTCGCCGCCGAGATCTATGGGCTGCGCGTCGCCAAGAAAGATGTCGAGGATGCGGCCCACAACACGACGCGGTTCGTGGTGCTGTCCGCAAAGCCCGTGAAGACGAAGGCCGATGACGGCCCGGTCCTCACCACCTTTGTGTTTCGCGTGCGCAACGTGCCCGCGGCGCTCTACAAGGCGCTCGGCGGCTTCGCCACAAACGGGGTGAACATGACCAAGCTGGAATCCTACCAGCTCGAAGGCTCGTTCAACGCGACCATGTTCTATGCCGACATCGAAGGTCATCCCGACTCGCGCCCCGTGCAGCTCGCCATGGAAGAGCTCGACTTCTACACGAGTGAGATCACGCTGCTGGGCACCTATCCGGCAAGCCCGTTCCGAAGCACGCTGAAGGCGTAG
- a CDS encoding 3-deoxy-manno-octulosonate cytidylyltransferase: MTKSIVVIPARRAATRLPDKPLAEIAGEPMIVHVWRRAIEAECGPVLVATDSQEVQDAVARAGGEAVLTRADHASGSDRIFEALASADPEREFDVVVNLQGDLPTLDPALIGKCVEALEEGEADIGTIAAEIVREEERSNPNVVKVVGSPLTRGGILNALYFTRATAPHGDGPLYHHIGLYAYRRAALEQFVGLRPSPLEMREKLEQLRALESGMRIHVGLVDTVPLGVDTPADLTRAREILETA, from the coding sequence ATGACAAAATCGATAGTCGTCATTCCTGCGAGGCGCGCCGCGACCCGCCTGCCGGACAAGCCGCTGGCCGAGATCGCGGGCGAGCCCATGATCGTTCACGTCTGGCGCCGGGCAATCGAGGCGGAATGCGGCCCCGTGTTGGTGGCGACTGATTCTCAGGAGGTCCAGGACGCCGTTGCGCGCGCAGGTGGCGAGGCGGTTCTGACGCGCGCGGACCATGCAAGCGGGTCCGACAGGATCTTCGAAGCGCTGGCGTCAGCCGACCCGGAGCGGGAATTCGACGTGGTGGTCAACCTGCAAGGGGACCTGCCCACACTCGATCCTGCGTTGATCGGCAAATGCGTCGAGGCGCTCGAGGAGGGCGAAGCGGATATCGGCACGATCGCGGCGGAGATCGTCCGCGAGGAAGAGCGTTCCAATCCGAACGTGGTGAAGGTGGTGGGGTCGCCCTTGACACGCGGCGGCATTCTCAATGCCCTGTATTTCACGCGCGCCACAGCCCCGCACGGCGACGGGCCGCTCTACCACCACATCGGGCTCTACGCCTATCGCCGCGCCGCGCTGGAACAGTTCGTCGGTTTGCGCCCCTCTCCGCTCGAGATGCGCGAGAAACTCGAACAGCTTCGCGCGCTCGAGTCTGGTATGCGCATCCATGTCGGTCTCGTTGACACGGTTCCGCTCGGTGTCGATACTCCGGCCGACCTCACGCGGGCCCGCGAAATTCTTGAAACCGCGTAA
- a CDS encoding c-type cytochrome has product MNKADPAKGEQAVGLCKVCHSFEKGGPNMIGPGLYGVVGHKIAAHEGFSYTKGLKDHGGEWTFENLDHWLENPAGFAPGTSMAFPGIKDLQKRADVIAYLNQNSDSPVAIPEPKAAPAAEESAEAESPDEAAPQILSLLAEADPAKGEQSAALCKVCHTFEAGGANGLGPNLHNVVGAEIGHHEGYSYSAALKDKGGDWTYERLDEWLTSPATFAPGTTMAFPGISDAKTRADVIAFLRSQTENPPELPAGDAAAAPAEEEAAPAEEAAPAEEPAAEESTDDAAPAEDEAMPAEEPAAEESTDEAAPAEDAAPAEDEAMPAEEPAAEEPTAEEPAAEEPAAEDAASSDTVVNSPMVSEDAPSLPHKGEPPSPNQPQPVVPSDPSSTTTQADEPSTSDDSGSTSDDSGSTSSQPQLCIPTVSRTGSRPDRSQTEYSDQGPRFRGPFSLGRVHRSSAGSSRHVRGSRHDR; this is encoded by the coding sequence CTGAACAAGGCCGACCCCGCCAAGGGCGAGCAAGCCGTCGGACTTTGTAAAGTTTGCCATAGCTTCGAGAAGGGCGGCCCGAACATGATCGGCCCCGGCCTCTACGGCGTGGTTGGGCACAAGATCGCCGCGCATGAGGGCTTCAGCTACACGAAGGGCCTCAAGGATCATGGCGGCGAGTGGACCTTCGAGAACCTTGATCACTGGCTCGAGAACCCGGCCGGCTTCGCGCCCGGCACCAGCATGGCCTTCCCCGGCATCAAGGATCTCCAGAAGCGCGCCGACGTCATCGCCTATCTGAACCAGAACAGCGACAGCCCGGTGGCGATCCCCGAGCCCAAGGCCGCGCCCGCAGCCGAAGAGTCCGCGGAAGCAGAAAGCCCGGACGAAGCGGCGCCTCAAATCTTGTCGCTTCTCGCGGAAGCCGACCCGGCCAAGGGCGAACAGTCCGCGGCACTCTGCAAGGTCTGCCACACGTTCGAAGCGGGCGGCGCCAATGGTCTGGGGCCAAACCTGCACAATGTTGTCGGCGCCGAGATTGGGCACCACGAGGGCTACAGCTACTCCGCGGCTCTCAAGGACAAAGGCGGGGACTGGACCTACGAGCGTCTGGACGAGTGGCTGACCAGCCCGGCGACGTTCGCACCCGGCACGACGATGGCCTTCCCCGGCATTTCCGATGCGAAGACGCGTGCGGACGTGATCGCGTTCCTGCGCAGCCAGACTGAAAACCCGCCAGAACTTCCTGCGGGCGATGCCGCAGCGGCACCGGCCGAGGAAGAAGCTGCGCCGGCTGAAGAGGCGGCGCCTGCCGAGGAGCCCGCTGCGGAAGAGTCCACGGACGACGCCGCTCCTGCCGAGGACGAGGCCATGCCGGCGGAAGAACCGGCCGCTGAGGAGTCCACTGACGAAGCCGCACCGGCCGAAGATGCGGCTCCTGCCGAGGACGAGGCTATGCCGGCGGAGGAACCCGCTGCGGAAGAGCCTACCGCCGAAGAGCCGGCTGCGGAAGAACCCGCGGCCGAGGACGCGGCGAGCAGCGACACGGTCGTGAATTCCCCGATGGTGTCGGAGGATGCGCCGTCCCTGCCGCACAAGGGTGAGCCGCCCTCGCCCAACCAGCCGCAGCCTGTCGTTCCGTCCGACCCTTCGTCAACCACGACACAGGCCGACGAGCCGAGCACGTCGGACGACAGCGGCAGCACCTCGGATGACAGCGGCAGCACCTCTTCGCAGCCTCAGCTGTGTATCCCGACGGTAAGCCGGACGGGATCTAGGCCTGACCGGTCTCAGACAGAATATTCCGATCAAGGGCCCCGCTTCCGGGGCCCTTTTTCTTTGGGCCGGGTCCATCGAAGTTCAGCCGGCAGCTCGCGCCACGTTAGGGGCTCGCGACATGACCGATAA